The Salmo salar chromosome ssa04, Ssal_v3.1, whole genome shotgun sequence genomic sequence taagcttacgttgcaaaaatgttattgactaaaatgatacagtactgctggctggtggagtaggctagctagcagtggctgcgttgttgactttgaacgtgtagctggctaggtaacctcggtagtttcagtactacaccttgtcatgatacaaagcaactttgtagctagctagctaacataacactaatcaagacgttccttgtagtgtatttagtttcaacaatgctgctcgtcggtaatagttggctaggttaggaaaaatggcgtcgcgggggacggaaatagctggctagctaacctcgatggctggctagctaacaattatcaattaacaattatcaagctatgacaaagacaactaggtagctcgctaggtaacactgcactagtcaaatcgttccgttgtgaagtgttagtaactacagcgctgctagtcggtaacggatggctatctggcagtgggttaatgataactaggtgtgttgagtaagtctggcgccgcgtcgcggctggctagcccacctcgataatactcaaactcaagctacacaattatcttagatacagagacagcacagacaactatgtagctggctaactaacactaacaccacactaatcaagtcgttgcgttgtaatgtaatagtttctgcggtgctgttagtcggtagaagttggctagctaacagtgatgactagctagctagcagctagcagtgttgactacgttaggaggacgaagatagctagcctcgataattactcagttactctaaactacacaattatctttgatacaaagacggctatgtagctagctaagaagaattgctcagatcaaacaaatcaagccgttgtaatgtagcgaagtggaatattacctgtggagcgaagcgtggtgcgactgctcgctccaaaccggaaatcaccgccaccaactggactggagtgtggaccagaGACGGGGAAGGACTCTGAGACACACATTAATTTAAGGTGCTGCACAGGAGTCAGAGCAGATGACTACCCTGTCTGGCCTCACTTCCTCCACCCACTCTGCAGCCTATAGTAAGGCCATCAACTCCATTGTGTAAACAGATAAATGATCTGTTGCTCTTTTTGTCACTGCTATCTTAAACTCAGGGACACTAACAGCTgctcctgtcctccctgttttAGGGTCCTTAGATCCATTTGTGAATATATTCAAGAAAACATAGTATTGTGTTCTTAAATGTTCACTTACAACTGAATCTACTCCTTCCTCAACATCTCTTACCCTCTCAAGCAACCCTAGATCTATCACTGGCTGAGGGAGAAACCAAGGTGGGATAGCAGGAAGAACCACAGAGGGGCTAAACTCCCTCCCAAACAACCCCATCTCTCTCGCCATGCCATTACCTATCCACCCTAAAGCTTGTATTCAGATTTCGTTCATGTTCCCAGCACTCTAGGAGCACTTTTTCTTTTGTAGGATGTGTAACCTTATGTCCCTGTAGATTTACCCAATATGTCATGGCTAGCTGTTGTCTTAGCTATAACGGCATCTCTCCCAGCTCTACCTGCATCGCTGCCCCCggagaggtcctgagtgctccacAACTTATTCTTAGGGCTTGGGTCTGGATAACATCTAGCTTTTTAAAGATGTCTGAGCTGCTGATCCACATGCTATACTTCCATAGTTCATTGATGACCTTAACAGCGCTATATATGTCATGTTCAATACCATTCTATCTGGCCCCCCACTCCATTCCTGACAAGCAACGCATCACATTCAATATTATTTTTCCTTTGACAACTACTCTGTTAATATGCTCCACCCGTGTCCTTTGAGCATCAAACCAGACCCCCAGGAACCTAAACCCTCCCaccctctcctaacccctcccaccctctcctaAACCCCTCCCACCCTCTCATAACCCCTCCCGCCCTCACCTAAACCCCTCCCACCCTCGCCTAAACCCCTCCCACCCTCTCATAACCCCTCCCACCCTCTCATAACCCCTCCCACCCTCGCCTAAACCCCTCCCACCCTCGCCTAAACCCCTCCCACCCTCGCCTAAACCCCTCCCACCCTCGCCTAaacccctcccaccctctcctaacccctcccatcctctcctaaacccctcccatcctctcctaaacccctcccaccctctcctaacccctcccaccctctcctaacccctcccaccctctccaaacccctcccaccctctccaaACCCCTCCCCACCCTCTCCTAAACCCCTTCCACCCTCTCCAGATTCCTTCCATACAACTTCAAGTATATTTCCTCCCCAACCTTCCTTCtagaaaaaaaacacaatctGTGTTTTCTCAACTGAAAACTTGAAGCCCCCCACTCCCGAGGGCCTTTCCCTGGTTTCAGGCACCACAACCACCTGCTTACAACTTCCAGGCCGTTTCCCTTCTCACCTTATTGTAAAGGCCCAATACTTTCCACATTGCAGTGTAACTGAGATGAGCCATCATGATGTAACACATCTCATCCTTCCCAGGAGATGTTACCCCACCTTTAGCTAACGCTCTCTTCGTCTCAGCCAATGTAAAATGGACATTCAATGTATCCCCCACAATCTCTCTCTGATCCAGGACCCCCGGATGTTctcctctgaccctctctctcttccacccacATTCGTACAGTAGACATGATAGAATACTGATCACTAGCCACTGCAGATTCCTCCAAATCCTCCCAACTACATCTGCCTGCCATTGAACTTGAGATCAAAGTAAGATCCAGAGCAGATTCATTTCCAGTTACTGGGTCAATCCTGGTTCCCTGGACCATCATTAAGACTCACAAGCCCTTTCTCATCCAGCAGTTCCTCCAACACTTGTCCGTTTACATCCGTCCATAACTCTCCCCAGAGCGTACTATGAGCATTAAAATCCTCACACTATATTACCCATGTCTTCTATCTTGACCTTCTACCTTCCCAAGGGCCGTCAACTCTAGTCTCTTACACAGGTTGTAAAAGTTCACTAATACTAGATTCCCTCTCCCAACCACACCTCTCCCACTACATATTCCTGTTCAAAGCATGTGCGGATcatctgtcaagtgtcttcactgacattttcaacctctccctgaccgagtctgtaatacctaaatgtttcaagcagaccaccatagtccctgtgcccaaggaagtgaaggtaaccttcctaaatgattaccgccccgtagcactcacgtcggtagccatgaagtgctttgaaaagctggtcatggctcacatcaacaccatcatcccggaaaccctgctttgagtacatgttctggtaatccgtctggcccagtggctttgtgaacgttgacctgtttaaaggttttgttcacatcggctaccgagagagttatcacacagtcatccagaacagctggtgctctcgtgcatgcttcagccttgaagcgagcataaaaggcatttagctcgtctggtagactcgcgtcactgggcagctcgctgctgggtttccctttgtggtctgtaatagttttcaagccctgccacatccgaagagcgtcagagccggtgtagtaggattcaatcttaatcctgtattgacgctttgcctggttgatggttcgtctgagggcataacgggatttcttagaagcgtccggattagtctcccgctcctagaaagcggcagctctagcctttagcttggcgcggatgttgcctgtaatccatggcttctggttgggatatgtacgtacagtccactgtggggatgacttcatcgatgcacttactgatgaagccaatgactgaggtggtgtattcctcaatgccattggatgaatcccagaacattttccagtctgtgcagcaaaacagtcctgtagcatagcatccgcgtcatctgaccacttccatattgagtgagtcactggtacttcctgctttagtttttgcttgtaagcaggaatcaggaggatagaattatggtcagaattgccaaatggagggcgggggagatcGCATCTTGGGGGAGAGCTttatatgcatctctgtgtggagtaaaggtagtcTAGGATTTATTTTTCCCCTAGTTGCtcatgcacatgtgacatgctggtaaaaaaaaaacatggcaatTCAATAAGGAATTGGCAAGACagtagaaacagactggcacccgtGCTAGTGAACTGACATTAGCCAGTAGGCCTGAATAGATACAGGATCAGATTCACCTCTGGGGATCAATGTTCATTATTAACGATAATGATTATTAACGATAATGATTATTAACGATAATGACCGATAGGCCAGTATAATTCTGCATCATCTCAGCACCGAGTTAAAAGCGAaaggtttcaaatcaaatcacattttaattgCTTCGTAAAACAACAGACTAACATTGAAATGTTAAAACTTACGGGctcttcccaacaacgcagagaacAAGACAATAGattaatagaaaagtaataacatgTAATAATGAACCGATACACAGTACAGAGTAACTTGTCTGTTTTATTTTGTACGTTTTATTCATTTGTATTTTGGTATAAAGAGACAATGTGCAACAATAAACTTGTGCTCCAACATTATAAAACAGTTATAACCAATGTGGTCCTCATTATAGTCATATATTTACAAAATACAGGATAGGAAAAAAGTATACCCTAAAAACAATATATACATACCAGTACAGTAAACCATACTTACATGAATGATTTTTACAATACAAACATTCCCATATTGAACATTCTGTATACAGTAACATTCATATTCTGGCCATCTCTGAAACACACTTAGGTAATTCCTTTGATGCAGTAGTATTATCCAATGGGCAGtggcctccattcgctatttgtGTGTATACAATGACGTCTTTTTtaccctgcccctgttcctgcgcATTTGATAATgagccattctaaatcaaaacgaattttacatattagtaaagataAGATTACATTTTGAATAGTCTGAtgtgtgaaaatatgatcacttgataaGGGAAaagctgtgcagcctgaggcactttgcatgacaataaccagctgacaaaatgtcatgactgccACAGACTTAGTAGGAAGCTCCTAATAGACCACTGAGTTGTTTTTCTTCAGAGTCAGTGAACTGGTACAACAGGTACCAGGTTATAatatctacagaaaagacagaaatgccaaaggtggaggtgttgcggtctatattcagaaccacattcctgtaaagcttattCAGATCCATCAGATGTGGTGATCATAATATAATAGCCatgtctaggaaaaccaaagttgcaAAGACTGGACCTAAAATTGTGTATATGTGATCATAATAtaggttttgtagtgattcctatgttgaagaTGTGAAAAATATTTGTTGATCTGAAATGTGTAATGAGCAAAAACCCTCATTGTTTTTTGCACAGGCTGCacacatcagtctctcattcacaatttgacaagcaaaCAATTTCCCCTCGTGTGGCCGTAGAGGCCCCCTAAACAAATCCATGTCTCTTGTGGCCAGTGGCCGTTgcgcccttgggctgaatattatAATCCCCTTCTTCCGGCTGCCAATCACTGTGctctgaagcacctctcactcacatggctctctcagatatctACATTTTTATTAGCCAATGTCTGTCACGTGATCGTGTCCTTCTCACAGGCATCTCACCTAagaagtaggctacaagtgaagacagacacatcggtcGACACAACTGCACATGTCcttcttatccaattccgaggcgcaTATGGTAGATGTTAAAAGAACTgtgcacatttacttttcgtcagccaacaagatgagtaggtctgacaaacagcaaaagcactagcctatgtcaatctactatcacccatagtacaaaagccgacctattctattggtcaacttGTCCTTCTGTGCAAGAAAGACATATTACAAacatactctgggacagttgtggaatacgatagatcccaaattaatacaaccacttacatcaacaacaacaaaattacgcaatgtggctgacgcaacagatcagcacgtttagcttaaaatgttgataaactattagtctATTTcctcacattataagcgcagcataagcgagaatgttccattagcggaaaacaccattatcaaaagtcaccgcaaatgtgattatgcaagtaatgcttttattagaaaggtgcatttttatggtgaaaatgatcttccccaaaacTTGGGGATCCAAATGCTAAATActaaaatcaatcaatccattagTATCCAGATTAGGCAACTTCTATGCATAttgtttaatggaagcctctaaaTTCTCAAAATCTGGGATCTGTTCAATAAGCTGTCGTGCATCTTTTTGTAAAGCAGCAAAGTAACGCTTTGTCTCTTTCAGGTCCCTGTCTCTATTGATCCTCAGCTTTCTCTTCAGCTCTCTGATTCTGTTTTCCTTCTCCAGGACCGTCTCCTCAAGAGTTCGATTTTCAATCAGCAGTGAACTCAGAGCTTCCTCGTATTTAGTTAGTAATGATGCCTCTTTTTCCTGCATTTTCTTCTCAAAGATATCCCTGACCTTCCTTTCCCTATCAGCAAGCATTTCGTTTACCTGTTGATATGTGTAATTTGTGTAGTAGCTACCCTGATTTGCCTTAATCATTTCATCTATCTTGTCAAAAAGTTCCAACACTTGGGTACGGTCACTTTTTTCCATATTGTTGAAAACATGGTATCTATTCCCTAATCTCCGCAGAATTTGCCTGAATTCCTCATTTGCCTCTTCCAACATTTTCTCAATCCCTCCTTCAGCACAGGTAAAAAGGATCATGGTGTGCTTCTCTGCATCTTTCCCAAATATTTCCTCAACTTTCTGTACTGTGCTCATTTCCTCCCTGGTGATGGGACCTACTTTAATAACAAGTACGATGGCATGTGGACCAGGCGCTGACATGTTAACACATTTAGctatctctctcttcactgtCAATTCAGCCAGATTTGTGTCTAATAGACCAGGTGTATCGACTACagtgacctgtctgtctcccacCTCCCCTGTCTCTTTAGAACACTCTTTGGTGACAGATGACATACGACCAGCTGATCTGAAGGCATCCCCAGGATGGTGTTGGCTGAAGAACTCTTCCCAGCACCAGTCTTCCCCACCAGAACTATTCTGGTCATGGACACtaggagagaacaacaacaacaaaaaataggaGTAGAGTCACATACATTAAAATGTAGGGATCTGTTAGTTCATGTTTGATGGAGTTTCAGATGTCTTGAAGCAGCTCAGCAAGgctgggtcccgtgtggctcagttggtagagcatggtgttttgcAACACCagtggttgtgggttcgattcccacgggggaccagtgcggagaaaaaaaatgtatgaaatgtatgcattcattactgtaagtcgctctggataagagtgtctgctgaatgactaaaatgcaaaaaaaaacatacGCCTCACACAACTCCTTGAGTAAGTGAATGGACACACGAGTGGTATTGAAAGCATAAATTGATCCAACAACTGAGCCACATATTAATGATCCATTTACTGTAGTTCACGGTTGGTTTACTCACTGTTGGGAGGAAGTTCTGAGCTCAATGTTCTCCGACGTGGCTGACCCTCATCTACTAATTGTGAGAAAAAAAAGTTACGTTAAAACATTGTTTATTAGGAGCTTTTCCCAGCACCGTTAGGCTAATTCCACTAGGACAATATTCTGTGTATAAATGCACAGTTAAGCaattgtaacagtgtaggttcagtCCCTCTcttggctcgaaccagggaccctctgcacacatcaacaactgacacccacgaagcatcgttacccatcgcgccacaaaagccacggcccttgcaacgcaaggggaaaccctacttcaagtctcagagcgagtgacgtcactgattgaaacgctattagcgcgcaccaccgctaactaactagccatttcacatcggttaaaccaccgctaactagcttagccatttcacattggttaaaccaccgctaactagcttagccatttcacatcagttacaccaccgctaactagcttagccatttcacatcggttacaccaccgctaactagcttagccatttcacatcggttacaccaccgctaactaactagccatttcacatcggttacacaatgACAACCTGGGGATTATCGTGTGAATAATTCCCAACTAAGGGCTGTTCTATGGCCCGACACGGAGCGGAGTAATTCATACCGGGACAATTCAAATGAAACTGTTCACAGGCATTATCCGGGGACTGTGGtgcacggcaagaggtaccggtgcgccaagtctaggtccaagaggcttctaaacagcttctacccccccccctgtctacacctgttgtattcagcatttcactgtaaggtctactacacctgttgtattcagcatttcactgtaaggtctactacacctgttgtattcagcatttcactgtaaggtctactacacctgttgtattcagcatttcactgtaaggtctactacacctgttgtattcagcatttcactgtgaggtctacaccacctgttgtattcagcatttcactgtgaggtctactacacctgttgtattcagcatttcactgtgaggtctactacacctgttgtatttagcatttcactgtgaggtctacacctgttgtattcagcatttcactgtaaggtctactacacc encodes the following:
- the LOC106604021 gene encoding uncharacterized protein — protein: MASSKPTDEDSLLKGGQKRSSVGGGCTNLDEGQPRRRTLSSELPPNMSMTRIVLVGKTGAGKSSSANTILGMPSDQLVVCHLSPKSVLKRQGRWETDRSL